One window of the Homoserinimonas aerilata genome contains the following:
- a CDS encoding DUF3073 domain-containing protein: protein MGRGRQKAKHTKVARELKYFSPDTNYDALARELTSAESAAVDAERLEEDLGKWPEFSSDSGETRTA from the coding sequence ATGGGGCGCGGCCGTCAGAAAGCAAAACACACCAAGGTGGCACGGGAGCTGAAGTACTTCAGCCCCGACACGAACTACGACGCGCTCGCACGCGAGCTGACCAGCGCCGAAAGCGCGGCGGTAGACGCTGAGCGCCTCGAAGAGGATCTCGGAAAGTGGCCCGAGTTCTCCTCCGACAGCGGAGAGACCCGCACGGCGTAG